Part of the Leptolyngbya sp. BL0902 genome, GCTCTAGCTTGTGGGCCATCAAGATTTCGCGGGCCTTGCGCTGCACACTGCGCTCTTGGCTGAGGTAGACGATACGAGCCAACTGTTGCGTAATGGTGCTAGCTCCCTCGACCACATTGCCCCGCCGCAGGTTGGCCCAGGCGGCGCGGGTAATGCCCAGGTAATCAACCCCGCGATGGTCGTAGAAGCGCTGATCCTCTGAGGCCACGAAGGCCGCGATCACATGCTCCGGGATCGCCTCGTAGCTACTGGTTTCGCGGGAGGCGGGGCCAAGCTTTTGCAGAATCACACCATCCGCCGAGATCATGGTGATGGTACCGTCTCGCTGGTAGGTCAGCGCCTCCTCCGAGTTCGGTAGGTTATCCCAGGTCGTCTGCACTAGGCGATAGGTGCGGGTTGCACCGCCCACCGTCACCGCCACTACCACCATGATGACGGGCAGGGTCAGATCTCGCAGCCGAGGCCGCCGAAAGCGCGGTGGGGGATCGGGATCGGGGGTTGCGGGCTCCGTGGCGCTGGGCCTCGGACGCGGCTGGGGCGGCAGCGTTTGGGCATAGTGGGGGGATGCCTCCTGGGGAACTTGGCCCTGGTGGGAAAACAGCCGATTCAACCAAGATTGCGTCATTGTCCTGCGGCCCTCTACCACGTCAACACCGAACCCAGCCTCATACCCAGACCACCCAAGCCTTTAATCTGGTGTATTTCCGGCATTCTATACCATAGCTTTCTGGTCGTGGGCTGCCCTAACCCACCCACAGCGGACAAAACTAACAAGCACTTTAGGGGGTTTCTGGCATTTCTTCAAGGGCGGGGGGAGGAAGGTGAGGATCCGACGGTCGGCGGAACCCCCAGGAAATCTTGACCCTGGGTTAGCCCTCACCCCACCCCCGCAAGGATGTCCTAGGACGGTTTAGATCCCAGCGTGGCCTAGGGCCAGCCCTGTAACCAACATCCCCAACACCAAAAAGGGCTGGGCGCTGGCCTGGTATTTCACGTCGTTTTTGAGGGGATCCCGCAGGAAATACATATCCTGGAAGGTGATTTGGGGAATGATCAGCAGGATCAGCAAAACGGCGTAGAGATTTTGGTGAATGGCCATCAGGTAGGCCGCTACTCCCCCCTGGAAAATGTCGATCATCAGCACGCAAATCCAGGCGGCGGTGCTGACCCCAAACATCACAGGCAGGGATTTTAGGCCCATCTGGCGATCCCCTTCCACGCTTTTGAAGTCGTTAACCACGGCAATGCCCAGCCCCGCCAAACTGTAGAACAGGGTCAGCACCACAATCTTCCAGGTCAGCGCCCCAAACAACGCATGGCCCGCCCACCAGGGCAGCGCGATGTAGCTGGCCCCTAGGGCATAGTTGCCCAGCCAGCCGTTTTGCTTCAGCTTTAGCGGCGGCGCAGAATAAATATAGGACACAAA contains:
- the chlG gene encoding chlorophyll synthase ChlG encodes the protein MADSSSPLPPEDKLADTPTPAADPAEGSTARQLLGMKGAKSGETSIWKIRLQLMKPITWIPLIWGVVCGAASGGEYRWTLECVLIAAACMLMSGPLLTGYTQTLNDFYDREIDAINEPYRPIPSGAISVPQVATQIVVLLLAGIGVAFGLDRWAGHDFPTITALAIGGSFVSYIYSAPPLKLKQNGWLGNYALGASYIALPWWAGHALFGALTWKIVVLTLFYSLAGLGIAVVNDFKSVEGDRQMGLKSLPVMFGVSTAAWICVLMIDIFQGGVAAYLMAIHQNLYAVLLILLIIPQITFQDMYFLRDPLKNDVKYQASAQPFLVLGMLVTGLALGHAGI